In one Corallococcus soli genomic region, the following are encoded:
- a CDS encoding beta-ketoacyl synthase chain length factor, with protein MMGFTVQRWAAWAPGLVEPAAWDTWLAKPHPLPAEGTPALAEMPAMMRRRVDRLGRIALQATYAAHADAPEAPVLFASRYGDLGRSLELLTQLARSEPLSPTSFSLSVHNAIGALYSIARGDTSAYGAIAAGEETVEAAFTEAGGLLADGAPRVMVVIYDEPVPAPWQHFSPAVEWKFPRAWACLLTAATGPDAIHLGCHAGAPDAPSPEPESLPEDLRALRFLVSGARRWEHPVGGARSWRWERHA; from the coding sequence ATGATGGGATTCACCGTTCAGCGCTGGGCCGCATGGGCCCCTGGCCTCGTTGAGCCGGCCGCTTGGGATACCTGGCTCGCGAAGCCCCACCCCCTCCCGGCCGAAGGTACGCCCGCGCTCGCGGAGATGCCCGCGATGATGCGCCGCCGGGTGGACCGGCTGGGGCGCATCGCCCTCCAGGCCACCTATGCGGCGCACGCGGACGCCCCGGAGGCCCCGGTGCTCTTCGCCTCCCGCTACGGGGACCTGGGCCGCTCGCTGGAGCTGCTCACGCAGTTGGCACGCTCGGAGCCGCTGTCGCCCACGTCATTCAGCCTGTCGGTGCACAACGCCATTGGCGCGCTCTACTCCATCGCGCGGGGGGACACGTCCGCCTATGGCGCCATCGCCGCGGGCGAGGAGACGGTGGAGGCCGCCTTCACGGAGGCGGGGGGCCTGCTGGCGGACGGCGCGCCCCGCGTCATGGTCGTCATCTACGACGAGCCGGTGCCCGCCCCCTGGCAGCACTTCTCCCCGGCCGTGGAGTGGAAGTTCCCGCGCGCCTGGGCGTGCCTGCTGACGGCCGCCACCGGCCCGGACGCCATCCACCTGGGCTGCCACGCCGGGGCGCCGGACGCGCCGTCACCGGAGCCGGAGTCGCTGCCAGAGGACCTGCGCGCGCTGCGCTTCCTGGTCTCCGGCGCGCGGCGGTGGGAGCACCCGGTGGGCGGCGCCCGGAGTTGGCGGTGGGAACGCCATGCTTGA
- a CDS encoding ribonuclease H-like domain-containing protein — protein sequence MAPPPPAHPKEDAWLWGWDPTPGIVSVWAEPDGRAFVWKRQPGTSVRLREDARYRPWLLLASLQDLEHLGPALQPEGARAPAGAVTFRELEGPGALRYQVSADDGRALGAAVLRGASSRLGQRVGHLRDLGPHAVLVLPPEEQYLVATGRTYFRDLVFDDLRRLQFDLETTGLNPAKDRIFLVALRDPEGRTETLEVTQDGDAGEADLLRRLVARIREADPDVVENHNLHGFDLPFLDQRAKQLNVPLALGRAGLPGLRHRPSARGAALGHGPGGREADAMRRARYTVPGREFIDTLDAVRRHDFSARDLPGHGLKVVARHLGLSGPERELIPGARVYEVFGKDPERVRRYARDDVTEAAGLAHLLGGAAFALARMAPRRYERLADAGPATGVLDPLMVRAYLREGAALPAHESGDGTSHSGAALHLFATGVAHHVVKADVASLYPSLMRQYRIGPKRDRLNVLLALVDRLVDQRLDAKAKAKLAPPGSPERHTHEALSAAMKIVINSAYGYLGAVGLTRFSDVHAANEVTRHGREVLGLLCRELAGRGVTLLEADTDGVYFAVPEAWTEADERRVVSEVAALLPPRVRLEFDGRYASMLSHEPKNYALRPYAGPLLLRGVAFRSSRAEPYGEHFLRRAIQDLLAGDVRAVRDTWVDAVMALRRRQVPTFEVTAQVRLTKSPAQYLATRKQRRELSYEALLTNGRDRWAVGERVRIYRASGGRAGLLVEPDAEEGEPAARLAVGSPAGDDPRDYDVEYYVRLLKDSFAARLARGLTAEDFATVFADPDQPSLFTPSLAEARPVLTVLREPRGPEFGEASANPDTAA from the coding sequence ATGGCCCCACCGCCCCCGGCCCATCCGAAGGAGGACGCGTGGCTGTGGGGCTGGGACCCCACGCCGGGCATCGTGTCCGTGTGGGCGGAGCCGGACGGGCGCGCCTTCGTGTGGAAGCGCCAGCCGGGCACCTCCGTGAGGCTTCGCGAGGACGCGCGCTACCGGCCCTGGCTGCTGCTCGCGTCGCTCCAGGACCTGGAGCACCTGGGCCCGGCGCTCCAGCCGGAAGGGGCGCGGGCCCCGGCGGGCGCGGTGACGTTCCGCGAGCTGGAGGGGCCAGGCGCGCTGCGCTATCAGGTGAGCGCGGACGACGGCCGGGCGCTGGGGGCCGCGGTGCTCCGGGGCGCGTCGTCGCGGCTGGGCCAGCGCGTGGGGCACCTGCGGGACCTGGGCCCCCACGCGGTGCTGGTGCTGCCCCCGGAGGAGCAATACCTGGTCGCCACCGGGCGCACGTACTTCCGCGACCTCGTCTTCGACGACCTGCGCCGCCTCCAGTTCGACCTGGAGACCACCGGCCTCAATCCCGCGAAGGACCGCATCTTCCTCGTCGCGCTGAGGGACCCCGAAGGCCGCACGGAGACGCTGGAGGTGACGCAGGACGGCGACGCGGGGGAGGCGGACCTGCTGCGCCGGCTGGTCGCGCGCATCCGGGAGGCGGACCCGGACGTGGTGGAGAACCACAACCTGCACGGCTTCGACCTGCCGTTCCTGGACCAGCGCGCGAAGCAGCTGAACGTGCCGCTGGCGCTGGGCCGCGCGGGGCTGCCGGGCTTGCGCCACCGGCCCTCCGCCCGGGGCGCCGCGCTGGGACATGGGCCCGGAGGCCGCGAGGCGGACGCCATGCGCCGCGCGCGCTACACCGTCCCGGGGCGCGAGTTCATCGACACGCTGGACGCCGTGCGCCGGCACGACTTCTCCGCGCGCGACCTGCCCGGCCACGGCCTCAAGGTGGTGGCACGGCACCTGGGGCTGTCCGGGCCCGAGCGCGAGCTCATCCCCGGCGCGCGCGTGTACGAGGTGTTCGGCAAGGACCCGGAGCGGGTGCGCCGCTACGCGCGCGACGACGTGACGGAGGCCGCGGGGCTCGCGCACCTGCTGGGTGGCGCGGCGTTCGCGCTCGCGCGCATGGCGCCCCGGCGGTACGAGCGGCTGGCGGACGCGGGCCCGGCCACCGGCGTGCTGGATCCGCTGATGGTGCGCGCCTACCTGCGCGAGGGCGCGGCGCTCCCGGCGCACGAGTCCGGCGACGGCACGTCCCACAGCGGCGCGGCGCTGCACCTGTTCGCCACCGGCGTCGCGCACCACGTGGTGAAGGCGGACGTGGCCAGCCTCTACCCGTCGCTCATGCGCCAGTACCGGATTGGACCGAAGCGCGACCGGCTGAACGTGCTGCTCGCGCTGGTGGACCGGCTGGTGGATCAGCGGCTGGACGCCAAGGCGAAGGCGAAGCTGGCCCCGCCCGGCTCGCCGGAGCGCCACACGCACGAGGCGCTCTCCGCGGCGATGAAGATCGTCATCAACTCCGCCTACGGCTACCTGGGCGCGGTGGGCCTCACGCGCTTCTCCGACGTGCACGCCGCCAACGAGGTGACGCGGCACGGACGCGAGGTGCTGGGCCTGCTGTGCCGGGAGCTGGCGGGCCGGGGCGTGACGCTGCTGGAGGCGGACACGGACGGCGTCTACTTCGCGGTGCCGGAGGCGTGGACGGAGGCCGACGAGCGCCGCGTGGTGTCGGAGGTCGCGGCCCTGCTGCCGCCCCGCGTGCGGCTGGAGTTCGACGGGCGCTACGCCTCCATGCTGTCGCACGAGCCGAAGAACTACGCGCTGCGCCCCTACGCGGGGCCGCTGCTCCTGCGCGGCGTGGCGTTCCGCTCCAGCCGCGCGGAGCCCTATGGCGAGCACTTCCTGCGCCGCGCCATCCAGGACCTGCTGGCCGGGGACGTGCGCGCCGTGCGGGACACCTGGGTGGACGCGGTGATGGCGCTGCGGCGGCGGCAGGTGCCCACCTTCGAGGTGACGGCCCAGGTGCGGCTGACGAAGTCGCCCGCGCAGTACCTGGCCACGCGCAAGCAGCGGCGTGAGCTGTCCTACGAAGCGCTGCTCACCAACGGCCGCGACCGCTGGGCCGTGGGCGAGCGCGTGCGCATCTACCGCGCCAGCGGAGGCCGCGCGGGCCTGCTCGTGGAGCCGGACGCGGAGGAGGGCGAACCCGCGGCCCGGCTCGCGGTCGGCTCCCCTGCCGGCGACGACCCGCGCGACTACGACGTCGAATACTACGTGCGCCTGCTCAAGGACTCCTTCGCGGCGCGGCTCGCGCGAGGCCTCACGGCGGAGGACTTCGCCACCGTGTTCGCGGATCCCGACCAGCCCTCGCTCTTCACGCCCTCCCTGGCCGAAGCGCGCCCCGTGCTCACCGTGCTGCGCGAACCCAGGGGACCGGAGTTTGGAGAAGCCTCCGCGAACCCGGACACCGCCGCATGA
- a CDS encoding phosphopantetheine-binding protein, which translates to MLELEHEIKRLVIETLNLEDLKPDDIDPAAPLFVEGLGLDSIDALELGLALQRSYGVVLASDSKENRRHFASVRALADFVSTHRTKS; encoded by the coding sequence ATGCTGGAGCTTGAGCACGAAATCAAGCGTCTGGTCATCGAGACGCTGAACCTCGAAGACCTCAAACCGGACGACATCGATCCGGCCGCGCCGTTGTTCGTCGAAGGCCTGGGGCTGGACTCCATCGACGCCCTGGAGCTGGGACTCGCGTTGCAGCGGTCCTACGGCGTCGTGCTGGCGAGCGACTCCAAGGAGAACCGCCGCCACTTCGCCAGCGTGCGGGCGCTCGCGGACTTCGTCAGCACCCACCGCACCAAATCCTGA
- a CDS encoding acyl carrier protein codes for MTKPELFERLSAILQETFDIEPSRIIPEARLHDDLDIDSIDAIDLLVRLKPVAGQRVPPEVFRSVRTLQDVVDALHGLLGSDSAAA; via the coding sequence ATGACCAAGCCCGAGTTGTTCGAGCGCCTCAGCGCCATCCTCCAGGAAACCTTCGACATCGAACCGTCGCGCATCATCCCGGAGGCGCGGCTGCATGATGACCTGGACATCGACAGCATCGACGCCATCGACCTGCTGGTGCGCCTGAAGCCCGTGGCCGGCCAGCGCGTTCCGCCGGAGGTGTTCCGTTCGGTGCGCACGCTGCAGGACGTGGTGGACGCGCTGCACGGCCTGCTCGGCAGCGACTCCGCCGCGGCGTGA
- the mdcG gene encoding malonate decarboxylase holo-[acyl-carrier-protein] synthase yields the protein MPGKRPVRHDWVYLGADWAEHLRSPLNPDVLRQVKAWSDQGRPLTVARQDMPDQDDELRLGLTLPDRRHLAVHVALPAVVRVLPPPTVGEARASAPAAWQPALEDVLALGTVLDLTVAVFGSLAWQLRSGVPFLRPLSDVDLLFAPARWSDVERLLFGLEAVSRRHSVVRLDGEVLLPDGGAVAWRELALEPEIIWVTGPRGASPRTLKDLRALFPAEP from the coding sequence ATGCCGGGTAAGCGTCCGGTACGGCACGACTGGGTGTACCTGGGCGCCGACTGGGCGGAGCACCTGCGCTCACCGCTGAACCCGGACGTCCTCCGGCAGGTGAAGGCGTGGAGCGACCAGGGCCGGCCCCTCACGGTCGCCCGCCAGGACATGCCGGACCAGGACGACGAGCTGCGCCTGGGACTCACCCTGCCCGACCGCCGTCACCTGGCGGTGCACGTGGCCCTGCCGGCCGTGGTGCGCGTGCTGCCGCCGCCCACCGTGGGCGAGGCCCGCGCCTCCGCGCCCGCCGCGTGGCAGCCCGCGCTGGAGGACGTCCTCGCGCTGGGCACCGTGCTGGACCTCACGGTGGCGGTGTTCGGCTCGCTGGCGTGGCAGCTGCGCTCGGGCGTGCCCTTCCTGCGGCCGCTGTCGGACGTGGATCTGCTGTTCGCCCCCGCGCGCTGGAGCGACGTGGAGCGGCTGCTGTTCGGTCTGGAGGCGGTGTCGCGGCGCCACTCGGTGGTGCGCCTGGACGGCGAGGTGCTGCTGCCCGACGGCGGCGCGGTGGCCTGGCGCGAGCTGGCGCTGGAGCCGGAGATCATCTGGGTCACCGGCCCCCGGGGTGCCAGTCCCCGCACGCTCAAGGACCTGCGCGCGCTGTTCCCCGCCGAGCCCTGA
- a CDS encoding helix-turn-helix transcriptional regulator: MQRTERLFALAEYLRGRRTGVTAEVLAERFGVTVRTIYRDLDTLRAASLPVGAERGRGGGYALDRSYSLPPVNFTAREAALIVALGRFAIDMRLLPFTGTLESALDKVRSALSTSAQRELLERLRELTFLGVPSLPTRKPVREALERAWFERQPLRITYVDGNYLETVREVRIESVVMDRHETRLDAVDLASGERRHFRLDRITRAEALG; encoded by the coding sequence ATGCAGCGCACCGAGCGACTCTTCGCCCTCGCGGAGTACCTGAGGGGCCGCCGCACCGGCGTCACCGCGGAGGTGCTGGCGGAGCGCTTCGGCGTGACGGTGCGGACCATCTACCGCGACCTGGACACGCTGCGCGCCGCGTCCCTCCCGGTGGGAGCGGAGCGGGGCCGGGGCGGGGGCTATGCGTTGGACCGCAGCTACAGCCTGCCGCCGGTGAACTTCACCGCGCGCGAGGCGGCGCTCATCGTGGCGCTGGGCCGCTTCGCCATCGACATGCGGCTGCTGCCCTTCACGGGGACGCTGGAGTCGGCGCTCGACAAGGTGCGCTCGGCCCTGTCCACGTCCGCGCAGCGGGAGCTGCTGGAGCGGCTGCGGGAGCTGACGTTCCTGGGCGTGCCGTCGCTGCCCACGCGCAAGCCCGTGCGCGAGGCGCTGGAGCGCGCGTGGTTCGAACGCCAGCCGCTGCGCATCACCTACGTGGACGGCAACTACCTGGAGACGGTGCGCGAGGTGCGCATCGAGTCCGTGGTGATGGACCGGCACGAGACGCGGCTGGACGCGGTGGACCTCGCGTCCGGTGAACGGCGCCACTTCCGGTTGGACCGCATCACCCGCGCGGAGGCCCTGGGGTGA
- a CDS encoding DUF4185 domain-containing protein has protein sequence MGRTTTWKRVVAVQAVWLLGGAGTAGAVTPTNVTKVARVTGATPAGELLPNPNQTHTNYEVYGTDLGIVWDKGGGEVFVLFGDTFGVGWCGDGGCGGGWRSNVLARSADATLSNGLTFTTMVQDRTRHAKEILPSKKVNNDEMTVIPTAGVTVGSRHYIHYMSVHHWGDPGQWFTNHAGIAYSDDNGQNWVKHPSARWANNAAWTNPFQMAAMVKNGGFVYLFTTPNGRFGNVHLARAPEGALLDINAYRYWDGSGWSTSQAAARPVAIGVAGELSVVYNAALGRFLMTYLNEHRQAVVLRDAGTPTGPWSGEKVLATGAAFPGIYNAFIHPWGQSATELYFISSQWTPYNTFLLRASLAADTQGDNLLSEPGFETQAATPTMAPWYLAGGGGIDRAQGQARTGQDNGFVRGGSGWNALKQNVVVQPHTDYTLKGWLRTSSNNAAGYFGARAAGNGPVLGEAPFGALAAWTERTVTFNSGANTVVEVYGGVWADAGDTWAQLDDVSLARGANLVAQGGFEQQPSGTATSPWYTLGKAGIDRGLGFARTGANNAWVRNNTGWNAIKQEVAVTPHTRYTLTGWVKTSANQDDGYFGARVLNNGPILNEAHLTQALGNYTLQSVSFDSGPNHAVEVYAGTWANTGDTWLQVDDVAVTRN, from the coding sequence ATGGGACGCACGACGACGTGGAAGCGGGTGGTGGCGGTGCAGGCGGTGTGGCTGTTGGGGGGCGCGGGCACCGCGGGCGCGGTGACGCCGACGAACGTGACGAAGGTGGCGCGGGTGACGGGGGCGACGCCTGCGGGGGAGCTGCTGCCCAACCCGAACCAGACGCACACGAACTATGAGGTGTACGGCACGGACCTGGGCATCGTCTGGGACAAGGGCGGCGGGGAGGTGTTCGTCCTGTTCGGGGACACCTTCGGCGTGGGCTGGTGTGGCGACGGCGGGTGCGGGGGCGGGTGGCGCAGCAACGTGCTGGCGCGCTCGGCGGACGCCACGCTGTCCAACGGCCTCACCTTCACCACGATGGTGCAGGACCGCACGCGGCACGCGAAGGAGATCCTCCCGTCGAAGAAGGTGAACAACGACGAGATGACCGTCATCCCCACCGCGGGCGTCACCGTGGGCTCGCGGCACTACATCCATTATATGTCCGTGCACCACTGGGGTGACCCGGGGCAGTGGTTCACGAACCACGCGGGCATCGCGTACTCGGACGACAACGGCCAGAACTGGGTGAAGCACCCGTCGGCCCGCTGGGCGAACAACGCGGCCTGGACGAACCCCTTCCAGATGGCGGCGATGGTGAAGAACGGCGGGTTCGTCTACCTGTTCACCACGCCCAACGGCCGCTTCGGCAACGTGCACCTGGCGCGCGCTCCGGAGGGCGCGCTGCTGGACATCAACGCGTACCGCTACTGGGACGGCAGCGGCTGGTCCACGTCGCAGGCGGCGGCGCGGCCCGTGGCCATCGGCGTCGCGGGAGAGCTGTCCGTCGTCTACAACGCGGCGCTGGGCCGCTTCCTGATGACGTACCTCAACGAGCACCGTCAGGCCGTCGTCCTGCGCGACGCGGGCACGCCGACCGGGCCCTGGAGCGGGGAGAAGGTGCTGGCCACCGGCGCTGCCTTCCCCGGCATCTACAACGCGTTCATCCACCCGTGGGGCCAGAGCGCCACGGAGCTGTACTTCATCTCCTCGCAGTGGACGCCCTACAACACGTTCCTGCTGCGCGCGTCGCTCGCCGCCGACACGCAAGGGGACAACCTGCTGTCGGAGCCGGGCTTCGAGACGCAGGCCGCGACGCCGACGATGGCGCCCTGGTACCTCGCGGGCGGAGGCGGCATCGACCGCGCGCAGGGGCAGGCGCGCACCGGACAGGACAACGGCTTCGTGCGCGGCGGCAGCGGCTGGAACGCGCTCAAGCAGAACGTCGTCGTGCAGCCCCACACGGACTACACGCTCAAGGGGTGGCTGCGGACGTCCTCCAACAACGCGGCGGGCTACTTCGGCGCGCGCGCGGCGGGCAACGGCCCCGTCCTGGGCGAGGCGCCCTTTGGCGCGCTGGCGGCGTGGACCGAGCGCACCGTCACCTTCAACTCCGGCGCGAACACCGTGGTGGAGGTCTACGGCGGCGTCTGGGCGGACGCGGGCGACACCTGGGCGCAGCTGGATGACGTGAGCCTCGCGCGGGGCGCGAACCTCGTCGCGCAGGGCGGCTTCGAACAGCAGCCCTCCGGCACGGCCACCTCCCCCTGGTACACGCTGGGCAAGGCGGGCATCGACCGGGGGCTGGGCTTCGCGCGCACGGGCGCGAACAACGCGTGGGTGCGCAACAACACGGGCTGGAACGCCATCAAGCAGGAGGTCGCGGTGACGCCCCACACCCGCTACACGCTGACGGGCTGGGTGAAGACGTCCGCCAACCAGGACGACGGCTACTTCGGCGCGCGCGTGCTCAACAACGGCCCCATCCTCAACGAGGCGCACCTCACCCAGGCCCTGGGCAACTACACGCTCCAGAGCGTCTCGTTCGACTCCGGCCCGAACCACGCCGTGGAGGTGTACGCCGGGACGTGGGCGAACACGGGTGACACCTGGCTCCAGGTGGACGACGTGGCGGTGACGCGAAACTAG
- a CDS encoding AMP-binding protein, which produces MGEPLALEHLLVHGRPAGYPVAHREGQVLDFAALRARVAGWRAAFAAHGGTRHALFLEDTFEFAAALLGAWHAGVCIYLPADARPATLDALRAQVEGFAGRAPAGVTAIAPLPDADGAFRALAPELAALVVYTSGSSGEPTAIPKRLSQLSREVVTLGALFDAEAGDVPVLATVSHQHIYGLLFRVLWPLASGRPFDAHALPYPEDVVAALRPGPALLVASPAHLKRLPPSLDWASARGHLRGLFSSGGPLGPEALQACRDLLGRAPVEVYGSSETGGVAWRRRDTDDAASWRVMPGVQVRTGADPGPGADDVLAVRSPHLDLPEGAWFTTEDRARPVPGGFELLGRRDRLLKLEEKRVSLSAMERALVDSGLVREARVLPLADGHRVTLAVVAVPDAAGWRLQEAGGRRSLNQALREKLAPHFESSALPRRFRYLEAMPVNPQGKSTEAALAALFDPRRPSFRVMERAPDRVLLSLEAQEGSPYFEGHFPGTPILPGVVQVDWALLLGREHFALPPDFLRLETLKFQQVIPPGTHLTLELTWAAESGRLGFKLTSDAGAHASGRIVLGGGVG; this is translated from the coding sequence ATGGGTGAGCCGCTCGCGCTCGAACACCTGCTCGTCCACGGCCGTCCCGCCGGGTACCCCGTGGCCCACCGCGAGGGACAGGTGCTGGACTTCGCCGCGCTCCGGGCCCGGGTCGCGGGCTGGCGCGCGGCCTTCGCGGCGCACGGGGGGACGCGGCACGCGCTCTTCCTGGAGGACACCTTCGAGTTCGCCGCCGCGCTCCTGGGCGCCTGGCATGCGGGCGTGTGCATCTACCTCCCCGCCGACGCGCGGCCCGCCACGCTGGACGCGCTGCGCGCCCAGGTGGAGGGCTTCGCGGGACGGGCCCCCGCAGGCGTGACGGCGATCGCGCCGCTCCCGGACGCGGACGGGGCGTTCCGCGCGCTCGCGCCGGAGCTGGCCGCGCTGGTCGTCTACACGTCCGGCTCCAGCGGAGAGCCCACGGCCATCCCCAAGCGCCTGTCGCAGCTCTCCCGCGAAGTCGTGACGTTAGGGGCCCTGTTCGACGCGGAGGCCGGGGACGTGCCCGTCCTGGCCACCGTGTCGCACCAGCACATCTACGGCCTGTTGTTCCGGGTGCTGTGGCCGCTGGCGTCAGGCCGGCCCTTCGACGCGCACGCGCTGCCCTACCCGGAGGACGTCGTGGCCGCGCTGCGCCCGGGCCCCGCGCTGCTGGTGGCCAGCCCCGCGCACCTGAAGCGGCTGCCCCCGTCGCTTGACTGGGCGTCGGCGCGCGGCCACCTGCGCGGGCTGTTCTCGTCGGGAGGGCCGCTCGGCCCCGAAGCGCTCCAGGCCTGCCGGGACCTGCTGGGACGGGCGCCGGTGGAGGTCTACGGCAGCTCGGAGACGGGCGGCGTCGCGTGGCGGAGGCGGGACACCGACGACGCCGCATCGTGGCGGGTGATGCCCGGCGTGCAGGTGCGCACCGGCGCCGACCCTGGCCCTGGCGCCGATGACGTCCTGGCCGTCCGCTCGCCGCACCTGGACCTGCCCGAGGGCGCGTGGTTCACGACGGAGGACCGGGCGCGGCCCGTGCCCGGCGGCTTCGAGCTGCTGGGCCGGCGCGACCGGCTGCTCAAGCTGGAGGAGAAGCGCGTGTCCCTGAGCGCCATGGAGCGGGCGCTGGTGGACAGCGGGCTCGTGCGCGAGGCGCGCGTGCTGCCCCTGGCGGACGGGCACCGGGTGACGCTCGCGGTGGTGGCGGTGCCGGACGCGGCGGGCTGGCGGCTCCAGGAGGCGGGGGGCAGACGCTCCCTGAACCAGGCGCTGCGCGAGAAACTGGCCCCGCATTTCGAGTCCAGTGCCTTGCCGCGCCGGTTCCGGTATCTGGAGGCCATGCCGGTCAACCCCCAGGGCAAATCCACCGAAGCGGCGCTCGCCGCCCTCTTCGACCCGAGGCGGCCCTCGTTCCGCGTGATGGAGCGCGCCCCGGACCGCGTGCTCCTGTCGCTGGAGGCCCAGGAGGGCTCGCCCTACTTCGAGGGGCACTTCCCCGGCACGCCCATCCTGCCCGGCGTCGTCCAGGTGGACTGGGCGCTCCTGCTGGGCCGCGAGCACTTCGCCCTGCCGCCGGACTTCCTGCGGCTGGAGACGCTGAAGTTCCAGCAGGTGATTCCGCCCGGCACGCACCTGACGCTGGAGCTCACCTGGGCGGCGGAGTCCGGACGGCTGGGCTTCAAGTTGACGTCGGACGCGGGCGCGCACGCCAGCGGTCGCATCGTGCTGGGTGGAGGGGTGGGATGA
- a CDS encoding lysophospholipid acyltransferase family protein: MLEKLDRLWRIFATGLSFATFGLGGLALRLIYFPLLQLFVREPARQTRLARLAVHHSFRFFVGYMRFLGVLRYELEGVEKLSRSGLLILANHPTLIDVVFLISLVPNADCVVKASLANNPFMRGPIRATRYLCNDSGPGLIQDCIASVKAGNNLIIFPEGTRTPVHGPMQLQRGAANIAVRGPCDITPVTIRVAPLGLTKGTPWWKVPPKPMHFIIRVEDDIPVSARDADAGDAAKAARHLTTRLHDHFSRESQGHAGA; encoded by the coding sequence ATGCTTGAGAAGCTCGACCGGCTCTGGCGCATCTTCGCCACCGGCCTGTCCTTCGCCACGTTCGGGCTGGGGGGGCTGGCGCTGCGCCTGATCTACTTCCCGCTGCTCCAGCTCTTCGTGCGCGAACCGGCCCGGCAGACGCGGCTGGCGCGGCTGGCGGTGCACCACTCCTTCCGCTTCTTCGTCGGCTACATGCGGTTCCTGGGCGTGCTGCGCTACGAACTGGAAGGGGTGGAGAAGCTGTCGCGCTCCGGGCTGCTCATCCTGGCCAACCACCCGACGCTCATCGACGTGGTGTTCCTCATCTCGCTGGTGCCCAACGCGGACTGCGTGGTGAAGGCGAGCCTGGCGAACAACCCGTTCATGCGCGGCCCCATCCGGGCGACGCGCTACCTGTGCAACGACTCCGGGCCCGGGCTCATCCAGGACTGCATCGCGTCCGTGAAGGCCGGCAACAACCTCATCATCTTCCCGGAGGGCACGCGCACGCCCGTGCACGGGCCCATGCAGTTGCAGCGCGGCGCCGCCAACATCGCGGTGCGCGGCCCCTGCGACATCACGCCCGTCACCATCCGCGTCGCGCCGCTGGGCCTCACCAAGGGCACGCCCTGGTGGAAGGTGCCGCCGAAGCCCATGCACTTCATCATCCGCGTGGAGGATGACATCCCCGTCTCCGCCAGGGACGCGGATGCGGGCGACGCGGCGAAGGCCGCGCGCCACCTCACCACACGCCTTCACGACCATTTCTCCCGGGAGAGCCAGGGCCATGCTGGAGCTTGA
- a CDS encoding glycosyltransferase family 2 protein produces the protein MKVCAVIPVYNHGEAVGAVVHAVRAHGLPCVLVDDGSEPSCAAVLDGLARDDSGGVEVVRLPRNEGKGGAMMAGLRAARARGYSHALQIDADGQHDARDIPRFLALAQQHPDTMVCGTPVYDESVPKGRLYGRYATHVWVWINTLSFAIRDSMCGFRVYPLAPTVALIDSVRIGKRMDFDVEVLVRLFWRGMRILNQPTHVRYPTDGISHFDVLWDNVRISGMHARLFFGMLARLPLLLWRKVAR, from the coding sequence ATGAAGGTCTGCGCGGTGATTCCCGTCTACAACCACGGCGAGGCCGTGGGCGCGGTGGTGCACGCGGTGCGCGCCCACGGGCTGCCCTGCGTGCTGGTGGACGACGGCAGCGAGCCCAGCTGCGCGGCGGTGCTGGACGGGCTGGCGCGCGACGACAGCGGCGGCGTGGAGGTGGTCCGCCTGCCCCGGAACGAAGGCAAGGGCGGCGCGATGATGGCGGGCCTGCGCGCGGCCCGGGCGCGCGGCTACAGCCACGCGTTGCAGATCGACGCGGACGGCCAGCACGACGCCCGCGACATCCCCCGCTTCCTCGCGCTGGCGCAGCAGCACCCCGACACGATGGTGTGCGGCACGCCCGTCTACGACGAGTCCGTGCCCAAGGGCCGGCTGTACGGCCGCTACGCCACGCACGTCTGGGTGTGGATCAACACGCTGTCGTTCGCCATCCGCGATTCGATGTGCGGCTTCCGCGTCTACCCGCTGGCGCCCACCGTGGCGCTCATCGACTCGGTGCGCATCGGCAAGCGGATGGACTTCGACGTGGAGGTGCTGGTGCGCCTGTTCTGGCGCGGCATGCGCATCCTCAACCAGCCCACGCACGTGCGCTACCCCACCGACGGCATCTCCCACTTCGACGTGCTCTGGGACAACGTGCGCATCTCCGGCATGCACGCCCGGCTCTTCTTCGGGATGCTGGCGCGCCTGCCCCTGCTGCTGTGGCGCAAGGTGGCGCGATGA